In the bacterium genome, GATAGCCTCAAGAGCCTTCCTGCCGATAGAATCGAAATATGCCGGTCGAATCCGTTTTCCGAAATCGGTGTTGTGCCCACAGCGTGAGGAAATGGAATAGGCTGCCTTCAGGATAGGTGCGTAACCCGTGCAGCGGCAGAGCGATCCATCCAGAGCTCGCGCGATCTCACCGGGCGTCGGTGTTGGATTGGCGAGGAACAGACAGAACAGCGACATGACGATACCCGACGTGCAGAATCCGCATTGCACGGCATGTTCTTCGAGCATCGCTTGCTGGACCGGATGAAGCGCGTTGTGTTCGATCAGTCCCTCAACCGAGACCACGTGCTTTCCATGCAATCGAACCGCCGGCAGCAGACACGAGTTGAAGGCGCGGTAGCGCACCGAATCGTGAATAAGTTCTCCCAGCGCAATGACGCATGCGCCGCAGTCGCCTTCATTGCAGGCTTCCTTGGCTCCCGTCAGTCCGCGCTCTTCCCGCAGGAAATCCAGCGCGGTCTGGCCGACGCGAACCTCGGCTTCAACAAAATCTCCGTTCAGATAGAAAAGAATCCGCATGATACTCTAATGCTTGATAACGGCAGTGGAACGCCTATTTGCCTGCTCCCTCTTCAAGATCAGTTTGAGCGTTGATGTTACGCAGAACGCCTTTGTCATCCACCGATACTTGAATGACCTGCATGTCAGAATGCTGAATGATCGCGCGCAGTCCGCCTTCATACGATATCTCCGGCAGACGACACGCCCACGCATAGGGAACAATAACGGGATGTCCATTCCGACAGTCGTAGGTGGGAACGATTACGGAATCGGGATTGCGAGCGAACCTTTCCATGAGTCGTGCATAGGTGCTCGGCTGCACGAACGGATGATCCACGGGAACGATCATCACTCCCGAAACGTTGGCGATGGACTGCACTCCGAGCCGAACGGAAGACAGCATATCCGACTCGGGATTCGGATTCACAATGAGTCGTGCAAATGGCGCGAGGGCTGCGATCTCTGTGCGCAACGCGGGGGACACGACGATAACGATTTCCTCCCCGCCAACCTCGCGAAGTGTTCGGAGAATAGATCCGAGGAAACTCGATTCTCCGAGCGGTAAAAGCGCTTTCGGACTCCCCATGCGCTTGCCGCTTCCCGCCGCCAGTACCACCGCCCCCACCTTCACGTCCGCGGAATTCATCCTGCCCTCGCAATCTCCGCGTTGAACTGCTCGATCAGCTCGTCGAAGTAGATGACTTCATCCTCGAATATGGATTCCCAGTATTCCGGTTGCCATTGTTCGAGAATCTCTTCGTAGGTCTTGCCTTGCTGTTCCACCCACGTGTAGTACTTGAGATTGTGGATGGTCTTGCGATCTCGGTAGTTGAGTTCCCGAAAGAAGTCCGTCTTCTGGCCGAGCAGCAATGCCGCATGATCGCGCGCCGCGTCCGTCGGCGAATACACTCCACGTTCAACTTGCAGCTCCTTAATTCGCGAACCGTAGAGTTCCACGGAATCGGTGAACACCGTTACGATCACGTCGCGCGCGTCAAGCTCGAAATATTTGGCAGCCTTGATCGCGGCCAGGAGATTGCAGATGCTGGATATCCCCAGTAGCGGCATCCGTTCAATCGTGTCAGTGGGAACGCCCAGAGCTTGCATGTAGTTCCGTCCCGCCTCCTCATTGAAGAAACGAAGCAGCTTGAGACATTCTTCATCATCCACCGCCGCCACGCTATCCGTATTGCGGACGTTGTGCACCCACGGAACGTGTTTATCACCGATTCCCTCAATGCGATGACCGCCGAATCCGTTCATGTAGAGCGTCGGACACTGCAGCGCTTCCGTCGCCGTGACGAAAGAGTTCGGGAATATGCGCTTGAGATAATCTCCCGCGGCGATCGTTCCGGCCGAACCCGTAGCCGAGACGTATCCGGCCAATCGCGTCGTGTCACC is a window encoding:
- a CDS encoding nucleotidyltransferase family protein codes for the protein MNSADVKVGAVVLAAGSGKRMGSPKALLPLGESSFLGSILRTLREVGGEEIVIVVSPALRTEIAALAPFARLIVNPNPESDMLSSVRLGVQSIANVSGVMIVPVDHPFVQPSTYARLMERFARNPDSVIVPTYDCRNGHPVIVPYAWACRLPEISYEGGLRAIIQHSDMQVIQVSVDDKGVLRNINAQTDLEEGAGK
- a CDS encoding pyridoxal-phosphate dependent enzyme, with the protein product MEHKFTSRIIHKLHPEIIRSTAARCRRRGIVIPTFRQLAHPEEIAADIQCRLHDVGLWDVNPLNLFRITWKNDVRSGGFGSVNCLEIPREISGISARIIGLVGQYFPTGAHKVGAAFGCLIPRLVSGNFDPRVHKAVWPSTGNYCRGGAFDCALLDCTAIAILPEEMSQERFTWLRGIGAEVIATPGCESNVKEIYDKCWELRRDPSNVIFNQFDEFGNSIYHYQVTGRAIQEVLCELGDTTRLAGYVSATGSAGTIAAGDYLKRIFPNSFVTATEALQCPTLYMNGFGGHRIEGIGDKHVPWVHNVRNTDSVAAVDDEECLKLLRFFNEEAGRNYMQALGVPTDTIERMPLLGISSICNLLAAIKAAKYFELDARDVIVTVFTDSVELYGSRIKELQVERGVYSPTDAARDHAALLLGQKTDFFRELNYRDRKTIHNLKYYTWVEQQGKTYEEILEQWQPEYWESIFEDEVIYFDELIEQFNAEIARAG